In the Calditrichota bacterium genome, one interval contains:
- a CDS encoding TonB-dependent receptor → MKHPIKFILTVGLVLFFPVNNLMAQQSTQTGSIEGTILDRDSEVPLAGVNIQVKGTTLGAASDESGKYVIKNLEPGTYILVFTFIGFTEKTENNVIVQAGEATKLNIALDEELLSLSEIVVTPGSFSIMGDMPVSRQTLSSEDIKNISFSEDITRAVSRLPGVSSNDFSSKFTVRGGEDDEVLMILDGMELYDPFHQRDFAGGLFSIVDVEAISGVDLLTGGFSAEYGDRQSAVFNMQTKQIQDNQRHTSIGLSIMAARLYTDGTFADNKGSYLFTGRQGLLDQAFKLIDETERTPRFYDLMGKVQYKLTDKQHLSFYVLHAGDETKIRDVSPEAFDRHDTSYKNSYAWLTLKSFYNPKLYSRTLLSTGLITHDRNGAMQKYEFTDKLTFSVKDKRTYSFFGVKQDWNWEASNRFFLKGGFDIRQLEADYDYSYSIEEKRLDLDYNLFDYQNGFDFQSKPSGQQGSAYFSSRFMAFQNLFLETGLRYDFAIHTKDKLWSPRVSAAYSFSKNTFLRAAWGHYYQTQFMNNLDINHNVTEFDKAELSEHYVLGLEHLFANGISLRLDGYYKDISRLSPTYENLRDLWELFPESRNDEVRLDISGAEAKGIELFLKYDTGKEISWWFSYALANAEENITNIESNALLIKQTGSLPRANNQLHTIYGDINYRPNKKWYFNLSWQYNSGWPLTKYTFIADTLNNDDLHFSPAHNEFRGTKRPDFHRMDIRINRNFEIGLGKISTYLHVINIYNRKNMRKWDLDVVNAKEELVPDDKGGYKLFEGGGYFFGTTPVIGVSWEF, encoded by the coding sequence ATGAAACACCCAATCAAATTCATTTTAACCGTTGGTTTGGTTCTGTTTTTTCCTGTAAATAATCTTATGGCTCAACAATCTACTCAAACGGGCAGCATCGAAGGAACAATACTTGACCGGGATTCTGAAGTGCCCTTGGCCGGTGTAAATATTCAAGTTAAAGGCACAACTCTTGGTGCGGCATCTGATGAATCCGGAAAATATGTTATTAAAAATCTTGAACCCGGTACTTATATTCTTGTTTTCACATTTATTGGTTTTACTGAAAAAACAGAAAATAATGTAATTGTCCAAGCCGGCGAGGCAACAAAGCTCAATATCGCGTTGGACGAAGAGTTGTTGTCTTTGAGTGAAATTGTGGTAACGCCGGGCAGCTTTTCCATAATGGGCGATATGCCTGTTTCCCGCCAAACTCTAAGTAGTGAAGACATCAAAAATATTTCATTTTCCGAAGATATAACCAGGGCCGTTTCCCGCTTACCGGGCGTTTCTTCAAATGATTTCTCTTCCAAGTTTACAGTACGCGGTGGTGAGGATGATGAGGTTTTGATGATTCTGGATGGAATGGAACTGTATGATCCTTTTCATCAACGAGATTTTGCCGGTGGCCTTTTTAGCATTGTTGATGTTGAGGCAATCAGTGGGGTTGATCTTTTAACAGGTGGTTTTTCTGCGGAATATGGAGACAGGCAAAGCGCAGTTTTTAATATGCAAACAAAACAGATCCAGGATAATCAGAGACATACATCCATTGGCTTAAGCATTATGGCTGCACGTTTATACACGGATGGGACTTTTGCAGATAACAAAGGAAGTTACCTGTTTACAGGCAGGCAGGGTTTGTTGGATCAGGCTTTTAAGCTGATTGATGAAACTGAAAGAACGCCGCGGTTTTATGATCTAATGGGTAAAGTTCAATACAAACTTACAGATAAACAACATCTCTCATTTTATGTGCTTCATGCCGGTGATGAGACAAAAATCCGTGATGTTTCACCGGAAGCATTTGACAGGCATGATACAAGCTATAAAAACAGTTATGCCTGGCTTACTTTAAAATCCTTTTACAATCCCAAGCTATATTCCAGAACTTTGTTATCCACCGGATTAATAACACATGACCGTAACGGCGCCATGCAAAAATATGAGTTTACTGATAAACTAACTTTTTCTGTAAAGGACAAGCGAACATATTCATTTTTTGGAGTAAAGCAGGATTGGAATTGGGAAGCGTCGAATCGTTTCTTTTTAAAAGGTGGGTTTGATATTCGCCAGTTAGAAGCAGATTATGACTACAGCTATTCTATCGAAGAAAAACGGCTCGATCTGGATTATAATCTTTTTGATTACCAAAATGGATTTGATTTTCAATCCAAGCCTTCCGGACAACAGGGCAGTGCATATTTTTCATCCAGGTTTATGGCGTTCCAAAATTTATTTCTTGAAACCGGGTTAAGATATGATTTTGCGATACACACCAAAGATAAATTGTGGAGTCCACGGGTCAGCGCTGCCTACTCATTTTCTAAAAATACTTTTTTGCGTGCAGCCTGGGGACATTACTACCAAACTCAGTTTATGAACAACCTGGATATTAATCATAATGTGACTGAATTCGATAAGGCAGAGTTATCAGAACATTATGTGCTTGGCCTTGAACACCTATTTGCGAATGGAATTAGCCTGCGTCTTGATGGCTATTATAAAGATATATCCCGCTTGAGCCCGACCTATGAAAACCTGCGCGATTTGTGGGAACTATTTCCTGAATCAAGAAATGATGAAGTTCGGCTTGATATAAGTGGTGCTGAAGCAAAAGGTATAGAGCTTTTCTTAAAATATGATACCGGAAAAGAAATATCCTGGTGGTTTAGTTATGCCCTGGCAAATGCGGAAGAGAATATTACAAATATTGAGTCCAATGCACTGTTGATCAAACAAACCGGCTCTTTACCTCGCGCAAACAATCAGCTTCATACAATTTATGGAGACATAAATTACAGGCCAAATAAGAAATGGTATTTTAACCTTTCCTGGCAATATAATTCCGGTTGGCCACTCACAAAATATACTTTTATAGCAGATACACTTAATAATGATGATTTGCATTTTTCGCCGGCCCATAATGAGTTCCGCGGGACAAAACGCCCTGATTTCCACCGCATGGATATCAGGATTAAT